Proteins from a genomic interval of Bacteroidota bacterium:
- a CDS encoding polysaccharide biosynthesis tyrosine autokinase, with the protein MLADQFSKSSDSFSQYKERVSSLSSDFELGLFFFLIRKNLFWIFLFFTISFACAYLYLRYTPQVFQSKTILQINSENEASKILNVQNINEEGQNGIAKSLEFLRSKVFFVRALSSLPLKTTYFAEGTFRKNEHYNNSSYSAEATIKHNVIYGQRVYIHFDNKNNGEINYNTEGKDHSYKFLVGNWLSTPEMDIKIIVSDFSQIESQQSAVKENTLYFVINNFDMLADEYFSRLNVRVISEAAKTIEISFQDNNAVKTADVVTAMADQFIDYDVEKKGESAQKILSFLDEQLSIVYDRLKNAETLIYTFKKDNKVSDTKNMAEVGTARLNTMEDELIGLELKENVLAEIEKSIDEKKDIDSYHFISLLSGVDFESTLTAQIASLQNLLKEKEELLYEVTPTSEKIKSKEFQIGVQKKLLLESIRSIKEKLAVRRENLDKKVKELEAQFYSMPSEEVEYSRLQRLFSINEKFYNLLLEKKTEYSISQAGNVSKHIVLDKAITPTIPISPQKTMVLIAAILSALLISLLLIFARYITHNEINSVNDINKLTNAAISVLGIVPKYKKDIPVSQLLVDKNPKSLIAEAFRSIRTNLQFISNDPGPKTAAVTSTISGEGKTFVAINLAGIIAYSGKKVIVIDLDMRKPKIHLGFGAENTKGMSTMLIGRDALDDCIQHSSFENLDFITAGPIPPNPSELIISKKMDEMIAYLKTKYDFIVLDTPPVGLVTDGVAVIQKVDYPLYIFRSEYSKRNFIQNLDRLYNENHIKKISAILNGVDIDRKSYGYNYGYGHGYGYGYGQGYGYYEDRAGKQMKKSFFKRFVS; encoded by the coding sequence ATGTTAGCAGATCAATTCAGTAAAAGTTCAGATTCATTTTCTCAATATAAGGAAAGAGTTTCGAGTCTCAGCAGCGATTTTGAACTAGGGCTTTTCTTTTTCCTGATTCGAAAAAATTTATTCTGGATATTTTTGTTCTTTACCATATCGTTTGCCTGCGCTTATTTATATTTAAGATACACGCCCCAGGTTTTTCAATCCAAAACCATTTTGCAGATTAATTCGGAAAACGAAGCCAGCAAAATTCTTAATGTTCAGAATATTAACGAAGAGGGGCAGAATGGCATCGCCAAGTCACTTGAATTTCTGCGTTCAAAAGTTTTTTTTGTTAGAGCGCTCTCCTCACTTCCTCTTAAAACAACATACTTTGCAGAGGGTACATTCCGCAAAAATGAACATTATAATAACAGTTCTTATTCCGCTGAAGCCACTATAAAACATAATGTGATATATGGTCAGCGCGTTTACATCCATTTTGACAATAAAAATAACGGAGAAATTAATTACAATACAGAAGGAAAAGACCATTCATACAAATTTTTAGTTGGAAACTGGTTAAGCACACCAGAGATGGATATAAAAATCATTGTTTCAGATTTTTCTCAGATAGAAAGCCAGCAAAGCGCAGTAAAAGAAAACACACTTTATTTTGTAATAAATAATTTTGATATGCTTGCAGACGAATATTTTTCAAGATTAAATGTTCGGGTGATAAGCGAAGCTGCCAAAACAATAGAAATATCTTTTCAGGATAACAACGCTGTTAAAACTGCCGATGTAGTTACTGCCATGGCAGATCAATTCATTGATTATGATGTGGAGAAAAAAGGAGAGAGCGCTCAAAAAATTCTTTCCTTTCTTGATGAACAACTGAGTATTGTTTATGATCGCCTCAAAAATGCTGAAACATTAATTTACACATTTAAAAAAGATAATAAAGTGAGCGATACAAAAAATATGGCTGAAGTAGGCACAGCGCGTTTGAATACAATGGAAGATGAACTGATTGGTTTAGAACTGAAAGAAAATGTGTTAGCGGAGATAGAAAAAAGTATTGATGAAAAGAAAGATATTGATTCATACCATTTTATTTCTTTATTGTCTGGTGTTGATTTTGAGTCTACCCTCACTGCTCAAATTGCCTCGCTTCAAAATCTGCTTAAAGAAAAAGAAGAACTTCTTTATGAGGTAACTCCGACAAGCGAAAAAATCAAATCAAAAGAATTTCAGATTGGAGTGCAGAAAAAATTGTTGCTGGAAAGCATTCGGTCAATTAAAGAAAAGCTCGCTGTGAGAAGAGAAAATTTAGATAAGAAAGTGAAAGAACTTGAAGCACAGTTTTACAGCATGCCATCTGAAGAAGTGGAGTATTCCCGACTTCAGCGCCTATTCAGCATCAATGAAAAATTTTATAACCTGTTGCTTGAGAAGAAAACGGAGTATTCCATTTCACAGGCAGGAAATGTTTCCAAGCATATTGTTCTTGATAAGGCAATAACGCCCACCATTCCTATATCTCCTCAAAAAACAATGGTATTGATTGCAGCCATCCTATCCGCGCTGCTGATTTCATTGCTTCTCATTTTTGCCCGCTATATTACTCACAATGAAATTAATTCGGTCAATGACATAAATAAACTTACCAACGCAGCCATTTCAGTGCTTGGAATAGTTCCAAAATATAAAAAAGACATTCCTGTTTCTCAACTGCTGGTAGATAAAAATCCAAAATCGCTTATTGCAGAAGCATTCCGCTCTATCCGGACTAACTTGCAATTTATTTCTAATGATCCCGGACCAAAAACGGCAGCTGTAACATCCACCATATCAGGAGAAGGAAAAACATTTGTTGCCATTAATCTGGCAGGCATCATCGCCTACTCCGGCAAAAAAGTTATAGTAATTGATTTAGACATGCGCAAACCAAAAATCCATCTTGGCTTTGGCGCTGAGAATACAAAGGGGATGAGCACCATGCTTATTGGCAGGGATGCGCTTGATGATTGCATTCAGCATAGTTCGTTTGAAAATCTTGATTTCATCACAGCCGGACCCATTCCTCCCAATCCCTCCGAACTCATCATCAGCAAAAAGATGGATGAAATGATTGCTTACTTAAAAACAAAATATGATTTTATTGTGTTGGATACTCCCCCTGTTGGACTTGTAACAGATGGAGTAGCCGTCATTCAAAAAGTGGATTACCCCCTGTATATTTTCAGGTCAGAATATTCAAAGAGAAACTTTATTCAGAATCTTGACCGGCTCTATAATGAAAATCACATAAAGAAAATATCAGCCATTCTTAACGGAGTTGATATTGATAGAAAATCATACGGCTATAATTATGGTTATGGTCATGGATACGGATACGGCTACGGTCAGGGTTACGGATATTACGAAGACCGTGCTGGCAAGCAAATGAAAAAATCATTCTTCAAAAGATTTGTCTCCTGA